From the Paramormyrops kingsleyae isolate MSU_618 chromosome 7, PKINGS_0.4, whole genome shotgun sequence genome, one window contains:
- the man1b1a gene encoding endoplasmic reticulum mannosyl-oligosaccharide 1,2-alpha-mannosidase isoform X3 produces MDTGTLKPALPGVIPDVVPRVFPAPEKLELPTEQNRPTPNKHRPVVLHKPQRSRGNVSDGPTKESQGPSEERGAEAAAGEKPVVSWRGAIIEAEQVTEAQQVEAQPSTRQREAPPAGPGQAVSQVPATGLTEPMDRAEAVREAFRHAWKGYRDFAWGHDELKPVSKSYGEWFGLGLTLVDALDTMWILGLKEEFEEAKKWVATKLNFSKNVDVNLFETTIRVLGGLLSTYHLTGDRLFFDKAKEIGTRLMPAFKTPSKIPYSDVNIGQGKARPPRWTSDSTVAEVTSIQLEFRELSRLTQDPQFQNAVDEVMKIVHRLDGKHDGLVPKFINTNSGQFTHRGVFTLGARADSYYEYLLKQWIQSGKKEKELVEDYLQAVEGVKKNLLRMTSPRRLTFVGELSHGRFSAKMDHLVCFLPGTLALGTHHGLPADHMELAAQLVETCYQMYAQMETGLSPEIAQFNLQPRNSRDIEVKAADRHNLLRPETVESLFYLYRFTQDQKYRDWGWEIFQSFNKHARVSTGGYTSIGNVRDPANPSPKDKMESFFLGETLKYLYLLFSDDPSLISLDEYVFNTEAHPLPIWPSGS; encoded by the exons ATGGACACCGGAACCCTGAAGCCTGCCCTTCCAGGGGTCATTCCCGATGTGGTCCCCAGAGTGTTCCCAGCTCCGGAGAAACTCGAGCTGCCGACTGAG CAGAACAGGCCGACACCCAACAAGCACAGACCCGTGGTCCTACACAAGCCTCAGAGGAGTAGGGGGAACGTTTCTGATGGACCGACAAAAGAGAGCCAAGGACCATCAGAAGAGAGGGGTGCAGAGGCGGCGGCCGGGGAGAAGCCGGTTGTCAG CTGGCGAGGGGCCATAATCGAGGCGGAGCAGGTCACGGAGGCCCAGCAGGTGGAAGCCCAGCCCTCCACCAGACAGAGGGAGGCCCCCCCAGCAGGGCCAGGACAAGCAGTGTCACAGGTGCCAG CCACAGGACTGACGGAACCCATGGACCGGGCGGAGGCGGTGCGTGAGGCCTTCAGGCACGCGTGGAAGGGCTACCGAGATTTTGCCTGGGGGCATGACGAGCTGAAGCCCGTATCTAAGTCCTATGGGGAGTGGTTCGGCCTGGGCCTGACCCTGGTGGACGCGCTGGACACCATGTGGATCCTGGGCCTGAAAGAAG AGTTTGAGGAGGCAAAGAAGTGGGTGGCCACCAAGCTGAATTTCTCCAAGAACGTGGACGTGAACCTCTTCGAGACCACCATCCGCGTCCTGGGGGGTCTGCTCAGCACGTACCACCTGACCGGGGACAGGCTGTTCTTCGATAAGGCT AAAGAGATTGGGACCCGACTGATGCCCGCCTTCAAAACACCTTCCAAGATCCCGTACTCCGATGTGAACATCGGCCAGGGCAAAGCCCGACCCCCCCGCTGGACCTCGGACAGCACCGTGGCGGAGGTCACCAGCATCCAGCTGGAGTTTCGGGAGCTGAGCAGGCTCACCCAGGACCCTCAGTTCCAG AATGCAGTGGATGAGGTGATGAAGATCGTCCACCGTCTGGACGGGAAGCACGACGGCCTGGTGCCCAAGTTCATCAACACGAACAGCGGGCAGTTCACGCACCGGGGCGTATTCACACTGGGCGCGCGAGCTGACAGCTACTACGAGTACCTGCTCAAACAGTGGATCCAGAGTGGCAAGAAGGAGAAGGA GCTGGTGGAGGACTACCTGCAGGCTGTGGAAGGCGTGAAGAAAAACCTGCTCCGGATGACCTCCCCACGTAGACTTACCTTTGTGGGGGAGCTCTCCCATGGCCGCTTCAGTGCCAAAATG GACCACCTGGTGTGTTTCCTGCCAGGCACgctggcactgggcacgcaccaCGGCCTACCCGCCGACCACATGGAGCTGGCAGCGCAGCTCGTGGAGACGTGCTACCAGATGTACGCACAGATGGAGACAGGCCTGAGCCCCGAGATCGCCCAGTTCAACCTGCAGCCTCGTAACAGCCGCGACATTGAGGTCAAG gctgcagacagacacaacCTCCTGCGGCCAGAGACAGTCGAGAGCCTGTTTTACCTGTACAGGTTCACCCAGGACCAGAAGTACCGTGACTGGGGCTGGGAGATCTTTCAGAGCTTCAACAAGCACGCCAGG GTTTCCACTGGCGGCTACACCTCCATCGGCAACGTCCGCGACCCTGCGAACCCCAGCCCTAAAGACAAGATGGAGAGCTTCTTCCTGGGAGAGACGCTCAAATACCTCTACCTGCTCTTCTCTGACGATCCGAGCCTGATCAGCCTGGACGAGTATGTTTTCAACACGGAGGcacaccccctgcccatttggCCATCTGGCTCttga